The following coding sequences are from one Eucalyptus grandis isolate ANBG69807.140 chromosome 11, ASM1654582v1, whole genome shotgun sequence window:
- the LOC104424496 gene encoding rust resistance kinase Lr10 has product MIKALDSMNVYPVLLLVLVLLQAMTSDAGLSNSRCVASSCGNIRNIIEPFRLKSDPRGCGDQEKELVCEDNRTVWYLYHGRFYVQSIDYSVGRINLVDDGLQKDNCSSLPQSLVFYKLMDIVYPSGRYYTDPSNSYYIFNRSTLAIVNCSKPVSSPLYISTGPCIKGSYSSNKLSNWNLYALVNPKASDVRDFCTISMWTWVSADFEPYEQINSSFYNYELIHNIMANGFVLEFYGGRTKRALFCFLDLFSFYSGRVCRSLSYDSGVKAYAITTAWDVTFLLGYFCVVKFAIGMPFVAIFLIYNYRRRHLANDKDIEEFLQAHNNFLPIRYSYSNIKKITRNFKHKLGEGGYGSVYKGMLRSGNEVAIKILKQSKAHGQDFISEVATIGRIHHVNVVQLIGFCFEGSKQALVYDLMSNGSLDKHIFIDKGDSFLDYRKIYEIALGVARGIEYLHRGCDMQILHFDIKPHNILLDKNFTPKVLILDLRDFILLIIA; this is encoded by the exons ATGATTAAGGCTCTCGACTCCATGAATGTCTATCCAGTGTTGCTACTTGTTCTTGTTCTATTGCAAGCAATGACTAGTGATGCCGGGCTAAGTAATTCGCGATGTGTTGCTTCATCCTGTGGTAACATTCGTAATATAATAGAGCCGTTTCGACTAAAGAGTGACCCAAGGGGATGTGGTGACCAGGAGAAAGAGTTGGTTTGTGAAGATAATCGCACTGTTTGGTACCTCTATCATGGCCGATTTTATGTGCAGTCCATTGATTATTCCGTCGGACGAATTAATTTAGTCGACGATGGGTTGCAAAAGGATAACTGCTCATCTCTCCCCCAGTCTTTGGTGTTTTATAAACTCATGGACATTGTCTATCCAAGTGGCAGATACTACACTGATCCAAGCAACTCATACTACATCTTCAACAGAAGTACATTGGCCATTGTGAATTGCTCAAAACCAGTTAGTTCTCCGCTCTACATCTCTACTGGTCCATGCATTAAGGGGTCGTATTCTTCCAACAAATTATCAAATTGGAACTTGTATGCTTTGGTCAATCCAAAAGCATCGGATGTTAGGGATTTCTGCACCATTAGCATGTGGACGTGGGTATCAGCTGATTTTGAGCCTTATGAGCAGATTAATAGTAGCTTCTACAACTATGAGCTAATCCATAACATCATGGCCAATGGATTTGTTCTCGAATTTTATGGTGGTAGGACAAAGAGagctctcttttgctttttggatTTGTTTAGTTTCTACTCAGGTCGGGTTTGCAGATCCCTGTCCTATGACTCAG GTGTCAAAGCTTATGCAATAACGACAGCTTGGGATGTTACATTTCTACTAG GATATTTTTGTGTAGTGAAATTCGCTATCGGAATGCCATTTGTTGCGATATTTCTAATCTACAACTACAGAAGAAGGCACTTAGCAAATGACAAGgacattgaagaatttttgcaagCTCATAACAATTTCCTAcccataaggtactcttactcgaatattaagaagatcacTAGGAATTTTAAGCACAAATTGGGTGAAGGGGGGTATGGTTCTGTCTACAAAGGAATGCTAAGAAGCGGCAACGAAGTGGCCATCAAGATTTTAAAGCAGTCCAAGGCTCATGGCCAAGATTTTATTAGTGAAGTGGCTACTATTGGAAGAATTCACCATGTTAATGTAGTGCAGCTCAttggtttttgctttgaagGCTCGAAACAAGCTCTCGTGTATGATCTCATGTCAAATGGATCTTTGGATAAGCACATTTTCATTGACAAAGGTGATAGCTTTCTCGATTATAGGAAAATATATGAGATTGCTCTTGGGGTGGCGCGAGGGATTGAATACTTACATCGTGGGTGTGACATGCAAATACTACACTTTGATATCAAGCCTCATAATATTCTTTTAGACAAGAATTTCACTCCAAAAGTTCTGATTTTGGACTTGCGAGACTTTATCCTACTGATCATAGCATAG